From the genome of Argentina anserina chromosome 4, drPotAnse1.1, whole genome shotgun sequence, one region includes:
- the LOC126791211 gene encoding E3 ubiquitin-protein ligase MIEL1 — protein MEGSGNERQSFGKMGYGCKHYRRRCRIRAPCCNEIYPCRHCHNEATSMLRNPFDRHELVRHDVKQVICSVCDTEQPVARVCTNCGVSMGEYFCDICKFYDDDTDKGQFHCDDCGICRIGGRENFYHCKKCGSCYSIGLLDNHLCVENSMRHHCPICYEFLFDSLKDTTVMKCGHTMHCECYSEMIKRDKYCCPICSKSVIDMSRTWKRIDEEIEATIMPEDYRNKKVWILCNDCNDSTEVFFHIIGQKCNHCKSYNTRTISPPVLPQ, from the exons ATGGAAGGCTCAGGCAATGAACGTCAAAGTTTTGGGAAGATGGGGTACGG GTGCAAGCATTACAGAAGGAGATGCCGGATTCGAGCTCCGTGCTGCAACGAGATCTACCCATGTCGTCATTGTCACAATGAAGCCACG AGCATGTTGAGAAACCCCTTTGATCGGCATGAGCTCGTTCGACACGATGTTAAGCAA GTTATTTGCTCAGTCTGTGACACAGAGCAGCCG GTGGCTCGAGTTTGTACTAACTGTGGCGTTAGTATGGGGGAATATTTCTGCGATATTTGCAAGTTCTATGATGATGAT ACCGATAAAGGGCAATTTCACTGTGATGATTGTGGGATTTGCAG AATTGGTGGTCGTGAAAATTTTTATCACTGCAAGAAGTGTG GATCTTGCTATTCGATTGGCTTGCTTGATAATCACCTGTGTGTAGAGAACTCCATGCGGCACCACTGCCCCATTTGTTACGAG TTCCTTTTTGACTCGCTGAAAGACACTACTGTAATGAAATGTGGCCACACGATGCACTGTGAATGTTATAGCGAAATGATAAAGCGGGACAA ATATTGTTGTCCAATATGCTCCAAGTCAGTGATTGACATGTCTAGGACTTGGAAGAGAATTGATGAAGAG ATAGAAGCAACCATTATGCCTGAGGATTACCGGAATAAGAAG GTTTGGATCCTATGCAACGACTGCAACGACTCCACTGAAGTTTTCTTCCACATTATCGGCCAGAAATGCAACCACTGCAAATCATACAACACGCGCACAATTTCCCCTCCAGTTCTTCCTCAATGA
- the LOC126791207 gene encoding lipase-like translates to MERRRWLLLLAVLACLVGCSAGRELRLKHKVHGHGPVYNHTLATILVRYASTVYVSDLTDLFSWTCDQCNGLIKDFEMVELIVDIQHCLQAFVGVATDPNAIIIAFRGTQEHSIQNWIEDLFWKQLDIDYPGMPDSMVHHGFYSAYHNTTIRSGILNAVARAKEFYGDIGIIVTGHSMGGAMASFCALDLRVNQKEKNVQVMTFGQPRIGNAVFATYYSKLVPNTIRITNGNDAVPHLPPYYTYFPQKTYHHFPREVWLYNIGLGSLVYKVEKICDSSGEDPTCSRSVKGNSISDHLVYFGVELMAKTWRPCKIVMGPGLLEHKRTDLEGNFVLSRDLATPVLKLRTRPDAGGKPL, encoded by the exons ATGGAGAGAAGGAGATGGTTGTTGTTGCTGGCAGTACTTGCTTGCCTGGTTGGTTGCTCAGCTGGGAGAG AGCTGAGATTGAAGCACAAGGTTCATGGCCATGGCCCTGTATACAATCATACGCTTGCTACAATACTGGTTCGGTATGCTTCTACG GTGTACGTGTCAGATTTGACAGATCTGTTTTCTTGGACATGCGACCAATGTAATGGCTTGATTAAG GATTTTGAAATGGTAGAGCTGATTGTTGACATCCAGCATTGCTTACAG GCATTTGTTGGAGTAGCAACAGATCCTAATGCTATTATAATTGCCTTTAGAGGGACTCAGGAACACAG CATACAGAATTGGATTGAAGACTTATTTTGGAAACAACTTGATATAGATTATCCCGGCATGCCTGATTCAATG GTGCATCATGGGTTTTATAGCGCTTATCACAACACCACCATACGCTCTGGAATTCTGAATGCTGTTGCAAGAGCCAAAGAGTTTTATGGAGATATTGGCATCATAGTGACGGGCCATTCAATGGGAGGGGCAATGGCTTCATTTTGTGCTCTTGATTTAAGg GTCAATcagaaagagaaaaatgttCAAGTTATGACATTTGGACAACCTCGTATTGGTAATGCAGTCTTTGCAACTTACTATAGCAAACTTGTGCCAAACACTATAcgaataacaaatggaaatgacGCTGTCCCTCATTTGCCTCCATACTATACTTACTTTCCTCAGAAGACATACCACCACTTCCCAAGGGAG GTATGGCTTTATAACATTGGATTGGGAAGTCTTGTTTATAAGGTTGAGAAAATCTGTGATTCCTCTGGTGAGGACCCAACCTGCAGCAG GTCAGTGAAGGGGAATAGTATTTCAGACCATTTAGTTTATTTTGGTGTCGAATTAATGGCCAAGACATGGAGACCGTGCAAAATTGTGATGGGTCCTGGTTTACTGGAGCATAAAAGAACAGATCTGGAAGGAAATTTTGTACTGTCCAGGGATCTTGCAACTCCTGTTCTCAAATTGAGAACACGACCAGATGCCGGGGGAAAGCCTCTGTAG